The following is a genomic window from Nymphaea colorata isolate Beijing-Zhang1983 chromosome 3, ASM883128v2, whole genome shotgun sequence.
AGCTAACTGGTAGAAGCTCTTCAATGTAGCATGACAGCATTAATTTGCATTGAGTGGTAGAAAAAGAcagctttctttctttttgtcgGATTGCATAGGAGATCGAGCTTGAGTGGGCTTAGTTACACAAGCGCCATTGAGTCAAGTTTCGAACCAAAACAAGgccttttatttggttttaattttttggtttggtttggttTGCCTAAAATATTGCTTCACCTACATTATCACCAACTTTTCATGTTGGCTAGATGTGAATCTAAAGGAACACATAGCCAGCAAGCGACTTGACTACAAGATCTCCTGCCAAAGTCGTTGATTTTCACAAACAATTATCCTTCAAGTGAAGCTTGTAAAATGTCAAAATAATGCATGTGAATTAAGGAACTCACTTGTTGTTCCTGAGGAAGAGATGAAGCTtgtaaaatatcataataatGGACCTCACCCTGGGCCCCATGAGAATTGAACCTGAGACATGCTGTCCATGTGCCGCATGTTCAACCAGTTGAGCTGCACACTGTTTGGCAAGACTCTAATGTAGTGTTTGATAAGATCCAAGGCTGATTTAAAATCCTTATGTCTCACATCCAAAGATCTTAAAAACTAAGGTTTTTAAAAACCGcatttgatctctctctctctctctctctctctctctttaaactCTAACAATCTGGACAGCCATGGTGGTCGagatcctttttcttgttttgtggTTTTGGTGGACGACCACGACGAGGACCACTGACCTTGACAgtgcatctctctctcgctctttagGCCTTGACTGTCATGACGGTCAGTGcaatgttcttgtttttctttctcttataaGTCGATAGATCCAAGACtccataataataaaaaaaaaattttatgccATGGAAGATCtttattttaaacaatttgaagATCTGAGTAGttgaaaatcatgaatttaaagtCAAATGGGGAGGAGGGGAGAGAAGTCTAACCTTAAATCCCTGGATCTAAGATCTTACAATTTCAAATCACCACAGATCTAAAACTCTTAATGAGCTGAAAAAGTTGGTTTTGAAATCTGACGTTTGCAATGCTTAGGATATTAAATCCTAGGCTATCAAACATgctgcaagagagagaaagagaaggggatTGAGAAGAAAGTGGGGTGGGGGGAATTTTATGCCATCGTACAAAGGCCAGGTTGGGGCCTGACAAAGTGAGAAGAAGGGTCATTTCATGACTGCCAATCTTGCCCCCAGCCAGTGAACCCCATTGATTCTTGAATATCATCATCGATCAGTGCCCCCCCAACCCCTTTCCCAATGAGCGACTTTCTCCTCAAGCCCTCCCCACCAGTGAACCTCAACTGTCAAAAAGTTTATCTCCCTATCTCTTATTCTTGTTTCAGTGGTCATGTGGTTtgttctttttaactttttttttatccttttacaGTCACGAATCATCATCTCTCTCACTTCAACCTTTTCAAACACTTCGAAAGAATCTTTCCATCTGTTTGTTCTGTTTCGTTTTTGCTGTGTTGAGTGAATTACAGAAAGCAATCCAACTTACCGACTATGTCCAAACGCGCCACCACCTTCTTCTTGGTCCCGCTAGCAATTCGAGAgcttgcttttttatttttattcttttaattgggtaaattttcttttgaaggagCTCCTTTTTTGTCCCAAAGTTTCAAAGAGAACCATATGTTTCTGGAAAGAAATTTGGGAAACCCTCTTGTCATTGAATCAAGATCCACATCAAATGGTCATTTCAGTATTTTGATTTGGAAAGGAGTTTTGCAAGTGatgtattttaaaatatttcatcatAGAAGCATCATGGAGTTGGGCAAATctacaaattaaaatataacAATGGAGTTGATCAACCAGCTGCCAAAATGGCGATTCTTACAATGTAACATATACAGtaatatatgagagagagaaagagagagagagagtgtctgtgCAGTGCTGACGTTAATGTACGAAGGAAACATGAGAGAGACGGGTGCATGACATCATAAAGTACCGGTAGCCTGATGAGCAATTAATTTTTTGGGGTGGGTGGCtggggagagggagaagagtcgtgcgattttttttttaagatgataATTGATTAAAAAGTTATATTAATTTGATAAACCAGATTAAATCGGAAATTTCATTGCAAACATGTTTGCTTTTTAAAGTTACaacgatatatatataagtgattAAACAATTGGTTTAACTGTTTATAGTTATCTAATCAAAGTGGCAATTAATACTGGACCATGAAAATActtataatctttttttttaactgtttaTCATGATGAATTAGATGACTTTCATTAGATGGcatgatgactctaaaaaatCAAGTCACTCACTGAAGTCCCCATTTTTGGTTTGTTGCCCCAACTAATTTGAGGTATGGCCAGCAACTCTCAGGTCTTGAGGCGCAGAGAGCGCCATGCATAACCATACATACCTTCACTTCAGGACGAAcgagatattattttttttgacattaaatgagagagagagggcggaGAGAACAAGGGCGAGGAAGCTTAGGTCCAGCTTGAAATCAGACAAACATAAACGGCTTTTATGGCATCGCTTCGGAAAAGTGCACAATATCGATTTTTGctttaacaataataaaaagaaagctAGAACTTCATCGGCCTGCCAAATAGTTTGGGCTATTATCTAAACCCATATAGTGAATAGTCGATCAATAAttatgataataataataataataacaacaataattaTGCCACTTGGAGCAAGGGCCTACCGCCTACGTTCTCATTATCTTGAAAGAATTTCAACATGTAAAACTTGCAAAAATAtcatgtagaaaaaaaaaaaaaaaccaaatatgCCGATGTCTGAATAATTGATAGTTGACCTGAATCTTGATTTTGAAGTTCACTTCACGTTAGTTTTTATGGCAGTTTCGGTTACTTTGAGAACATGCTTGGAATATTTTGTGGATACCCTGAAACTTCTTACAAAACGGGGGTTGCCTTTTGTCTGCCGACTTCACCGATGAGCCATGACGTCCAATGCCCCGGTTTACCTCCACTTTCAATATCGTACAACGAGATGGCCAACACGCTCTGGTTGCATTGGACCGACTAAAACGGACGCAGATTTGTTGATTAGAACTTGGAAAGATACGTGGTCTGTCTATTTTGCCTAACAAATATCCAAGTCTGGGTTCAATTTCAAGCTTATTCTTTGTCTGGTTACAGCTAAATATGTGTTACGGTATATAAAGTCAGGTATAGGTCGACGAAATTCAACTGCCAGTGGTAGCCTTTTTTAACTTTACCGCACCTTAGACACGCCAGGCAAGGACATGATGCCACGAGATCCGGCACGAGACAGCAGGGCcactctttctcttgttttgctGTTCCATAGCTTTTATTTACATCGTCTGCGAACAACCAACGAAGTATTTTCGCTGTATGTCACCAAGAAACCTTGGAATTACTTTCTCAGGTGTTTCAACGAAGAAGAGGATTGCAAAGGTCACGGGAATTGGAAGTGACGAGCTTTAAAAGGACAAGGAAAACCGCCAGAGATCCAACTCCAGGGCCCAGGTGTAAAACTCTCAAAACAGAGTTCCCCTGGAACCCTGCTGAGTGAATTATTACCAGAAAATGGACTTACGCAGGAGCTACAAGAGTTTAATAGAGAGGAGTCACGTTAGAGAACGTCAACAGTTCAAACATAAGGTACCCCTCTCTTTCGGCCTAATATGGTGAATTTTTTAGCAAATCCAGTTGACAAgtcattattaaaaaaaaatcaaaagccaAAGGCTATCAGGTTCCCTTCAGACGCGTCCCTGCTTTACAATCCCGTCTAATAGAATTAGTTGGTCTAAACTTGGCAAAATTTTCCAGTTTCATTTCCAATGAACGTGAATGCCAGTAAATATAAGTTGATCTCCACTATCGTGATCTTGACTACCAAGATGGAAATAATTTACATCGtctaaaagaaaatttccaaGTACTCTGGACGACAAATTAGTCTAACCAccagagggagagaaagagagaaaaggagaggaaacaACAATATTGAACAGGAAGAGGATGGGAGCGGGGACAGATACACACTCAGATCGGATCACTAAGAGAAGCTGAAgtaattgaaaaatcaaaatgggATGAGACCGAAGAAAATCATAAATGTGCAACTCGTTGAAAATGCCTTCCGTGAGAAAGATGAATACCACCAAACAGGGAGGGGCTCTCCTCAAGGGTTCAGAACTACTTTGGTACAGAAACTACACTGGCCGTAATTTTCATGCTTGCCGTCAGTGAGATCAAAGTATATCAGCCAGCAACAGTTATCAAGAAGACATCATCACCTGATCACATGCCTGGAGCGCCTGATTGGCAAAGTATCTCACATCAACATCTGGATCTTCACTGAGCTCAACCAAGCAAGGTCTGATTGTCTGATCCACTACCTAAAgccacaagaaaaagaaaaaaaaaacagttcaGTTACATAGTTGAAGTTAACAGCATAGGTAGATGCCCTTGAAAATGAGAATGTAAAGAAATAACTCACCGATTGGTCAACTATTGGAATGAGGGCTTGCAGTACCTTTGCCACATTAAATTTGATGTTTGGTACTCTGTCAAGCATAAAGTTCTGTGGTCAGTTAATAGATTACACAGATGGGGTATATGCATGGCACAGCTAAAATCCAGAAGCCAGACAGAGCAACATCTCCATCTCAGCGCATCAACTCAATTCCTGAAAGCACGACGCCCTCTTGGAAAAAGTTACTGACCCTTCAGTGTGCTCAGGAATGTCCAAGAATACTCCTTACTCCAGAAACAAATTCTGTGCTCACTAGCTTAATTAGATTCTTTCAAGTACTCACCTGTCCTTCGAAGCATTGATGACAACAGGCAATAGTTTGTGGCACGTAATATCAGAACCCATGACAGGGGCCAGTAAAGAGATAGCATGCAGAATTGTCATTCGATACAAATAGTGTGGGTTGGCAATCATGTTCAGAACCTACAgcaaagaaaaccaaaaatcagaattataaataaaaaatacaaacacaaaaactaaaGAACAAATAACTATAGCCATTCCACTTATTTAACACCTCATCCACATGAGAATCCCCCACAAAATAAGCATACAatcatgcatgcacacatgaAAATCTTTAAAGAAGTTTATGCATTCAAGGACTACATCAATTTGGTGTATCCGTGTGGCCATGAATGCAGACATGGATAAGGGTGCAAAGCAATTTCAAAAAAGTTCAGGTACGGGATAGAACTAtatgtaacacacacacaccacaaaCATATATACAGGGACAAGTGTATCCTAGACAGCCTAGcagatattttaaatataatctaAGCCTCCTCACAGGTCTACAACTACCAATTTGGCACAATACATGTTTTTGTTCAAGTTggttaatgaaaaatgttgattccTTTATTGCAATTGTGCCGTAACAACCATTAATCTTTTGATGGTTATCTAGGCCAAAGAAATCATCAACTAAATACATGTCTGTAATCAAATCCTTCTTCACTTCATATCTACAAGGTTGGATTGCAGAAAGTAAGTTTTCTGTGTACATTTTATGTAATGTAGCCCAATGACCGTGATCTGGGATgcacccatctctctctctcgctctctctctgtttatactatatatatatatatatatatatatatatatatatagagatggctaaaaattaaaaattaccTATGTCCACTTCAAAGAAAACTCTTTTTAAAAAAGCCTTTATCCATCCATAGTAATGATCTAAACTATGCCTTACAGATTGACCAGTGACGGCAACATTCTCTCACCTGAAACTCGCCACACACAGAGGTTTAACAAACAGACAGCTCACAGAGGTTTAAGAAACCGACATATACAATAGCCTACATGTCAATTAAGCATATAAATTATAAAGTACTAATTGATAAGCTAAAAGCATTCATCCATAGGACAAAGGCATCGGTTTTCAGACAAATAGCCATACCATGTTTGTCAAATTTATTAGAAGTCAGAAACAGTAAGAAACTGATGAAAACAAAACTGACCTGAGGAATAATATGATGCATTGCCCACTCTGGGCCAAATTCTTCAGCAAGCCGCTTCAAGTTATTTGCAGCAGCTTCACGGATTGAGAAGACCTGCAAAAAGAAAACCCAATAACTTGAAATAAGTAACCAAAATTTAAGGAACCAAGTCCACTCAAAGCACTTGAACAAAATATATCTGATCATAGACTTGTAGCAACTGACTAGATGGCAAAGAAAACTGCATCCATTTTTTATAGTGGAAAGACAATGGATATGCACAAAATACACTTCTACtcaagggaaaaggaaaaggtgcaAGCTTTATCAGGGTAGATGTATGAGaaaggataaaagaaaaaatgatttgtTGAATCTATGGACAAGAACAAAGTAGTGAAAATCCGAACCTGATCCTCCAACCACTGCATGCAAAGGGCACCAAGCTTATCATCAAAAAAACCAACGCCCAATTGACTTGCCAATAAAGGAATATATTCTATTATAGCAAGTCGGACTCTCCAATGCCTATCCTCTGCAAGCTCCACAATTGCTGGAAGGAGAGATTGCGATAAGAGATCTATTCCAATCACCTGAAATAAGGTGACTTCATAAGTACAAGATGGTTTTCTTCCTCAAGTTCTGGACACTACATCACAGCATCAACTTCAACCAAGCTCTGAAGTCATGATTTAATTGCACCGACAGATCAAACACATATAGACATGCACAATAGAAATTACAGCATAAATCTTGGAAATACTGCGCAACAAATGACAACGAATAATGGAATAGTTTCTTGTACTCTTTCTCAAATAAGAATCACAAGACCACACTATCAGCattagaaaccaaaaagggaaaggaaaaagctAAGGGGCTGTCTTCAAGAACAAAAGATTGTGCAATATAAATTTAAATACTAACGCCAAACAATATTATTAGGAAGCATGGGAAGCAGCAGTAAGACCATTGGTAACGCTATTAGAGTAAAAGTGTACCTGATTTACTTGATCAAGTTTGCTAATAATATTCAACCGTACATCAGGAAACTCATCCTTCAGCAGGGAAAGGAAAATTGGAAGAAGTTGCTCAATGGTGGCATCCTGTATATTAACATCAAAAACCATATGAAGCAAATCATGACAAAAAAGTTAACTTCAGTGAGATCACTAAATAAGATGCTGTAGTTTACATCAAATCCTGTTCCTTAGGAAGAGAGCAAAAGTATTGCTCTCCACTGCTATACTGCTTTGAACAGGTAATCAATATATCATCCCAGAAATAACCATATCTTGTAGCAATAGAAGGCGAGCCAAGGAGAAAGGATCATGGGCACGAGTTTGCAGTCTTATTCAATTGCTAATCTGGTTTGACATGACACTGATGCCATAAATGATACACCTCAAGACTCAAAAATTTCCcaggaatgaaaaaaaactaataaattcAATAAAAAGGTTTCTGCACTCACAGTGTATATGCAATTTAAAACACAATGCAGAGACAGACAGGAAGATGATTTAATTATCATGAAAACTTTAATATGATGGTTTGAAAATACTGCAATTAGACAAggattttatcttttattttttgtgtacAACAGTGAAATGCTCGATCTTTCAACAACGTCAGCAATCCAGCAACATGTTAGTGAACATGTTtgtcaaaaaattaaagaaaaaacatagatatgccaaaaagaaaagaaaaaagaaaaatagatgaCCAAAAATCCAAAGAAACCCACCTTCCCTAGGACCGGAGCCATTCCCATTATGACTGATGCTAAAGCAGAACGCACATGCTGAGAAGAATCTGATGATAATTCCTGCAAAAGAGTTATCTTCTGAGACTCAAAGTAATTATACAAGGCTACCAGACAAAATATTCTAGATCGGAATAAACCTGGCACTTGCGGAATAGTTGTGTgacctctctgtctctctccatacatacacacatacttacatacatatatacctatatagatatatatatatagacagacagagagagagagagagtttaaaattaaaaatcagGCTTGTCCATTAGCATTCAACAGCTCATACGAAAACTAATGAAACAATTAATCAATACCTTCACACATGGAAGGATGTGCTGGATAGCAAGTTGTGGATTCAATATTCTACAAAATTTGGTTACTTTTCCTGCAGCTGCAATCCGCACCTCTGCCTCATTATCTCGTAGAAGCCGAACATATGCAGGCACCAAGTCCGTCCTGGAACACCAAAATGCTAGAATCAACTTCTCTTAGTAGAACAATAAGGTCTAAAGTTCTAAACCATTGTCGCATATAtcgtgtatgggtattataaATTTATACGGCGAGGgatttctcgagtataatacgacaaagttgtatatctcaagaATATCTCGGAAAAATCtctgcaaatttttaaaaaattgaaaacatttaacaaatcccgaaaattataaaaaaaataataaaatatacaaaaaaagcGTATAATAcggttttttcacgtttttttttctggtgttttttaaaaaaagacacacctaattgccattttatatggctgacttattttttacatatttaacgtgtttttttcgattaatatgtgttttctgtgacaatgagctaaacataataaaacaacaaaatggtCCGTGAACAAAAATCACTGTGTTACCAAAATATCTTGGAAGTAAAAAATTGCAGGAGAGAGATGTTAGACCATCAAGGTATTAATGGTATATATAACATTTGTGTGTGTggaagcaagagagagaaggCTTAATTGTCATAAATCAACAAAACTTTCTAAAAAGTTGCATTTTTTGTATTCTATCATGTTTATTGCCTCCTTGCAACTTTAGCttttaatatttcattattCAAGTCTTTCCAAGTAGACATCTCTGGCAAAAAAGCATAAATCACTTCAGGAAAGCATCAGCAATAAATTGCAGTTTTTCAACATTATCTTTATGCCAAAGGTTGTTACTCACGGAGAAgtataaagttataaaccaTTTAGTCATTTTAAAGGTAGCCAGACAAGGCTGTAACACCATGATCGGTGCTTGGCAATTAGCAGCCTGACTAATTGGAACAAAAATGAACATATGGAGGTTTTGTactacaaaagaaaattagatattTAAGCGCTGTTCACAAAATTTAGAGATAAATGTCTACACAGTAGAGGAATccttaaaagcaaaaaagagtTCACATAGAGCACAAATATGTTCTGTCCAGTAGCAGAGCATAAACTAAGAGGAAAGTAAATCCCAGAGTCTAACATTAGTGCTATACAGGAGTTGATCATTACCTAGTGGGCTCAGGACCAACAGCTTCACAAAGCTCATATAACTGATTTGCAACCATATAACGAACACGCCAAGACTTATCCTGTAGGCATTACAGCAATTCAGCCTTGGAATACCGTGTAGTGATGCAGAAACCAAAACATACATGGGTTTTGAACAGTTTCACCTATAAATCCCTAGGCCATCCAATAAGATGCATGCAAACAAAATAGAATATTGACAAATTCAACATACCATGAAGTACAGATAGAAAATGTCACAGATTCaccaaatatacaaaaaaaaaacaaaaagtgtcATATTTTTTGTGTGGATAATAAGAAATTAGTAGTCAAAAAATGTCTGAAAGTCATAGAAATGCATAATGCACCAGGAACATGGTTTTCCCATTATCCGCACACTTTCACAtttaattttaaacataaaataagtCCAAGGGCATAGAATGATGATAAAAGAATTTCCCAACCTACCAAAGTAATTTCACATATATTGAACAGGCAAATTATAATATGGATGTGCAAGCATGTTTAAGTATCAGAAATGGTTGAAAGATAAATGTTCAATATGACAGCTAGATTATGGTTAAGCACCTTCAAATAAGTTTAGATTGCTAGAAACATAAAATTTTCACAGAGAGAAACTTCGAACAGGAAATTGACCCTCGTATTAACACTCAGAACGTGAGAACATAATAACCTAACTTCTAAACAAGCCAATATGGCGTCTGCTTGGCATACCTGGGAAAAATTAACAATGACAGGAAGTATATGAGTTACACAATCTTGAGGCTCTAACAACTTCCCAAGTGCTGCACATCCTTCAACAGCCAACAACCGAACAGAATCCTGATCTGAAATACCAAATGCAATCAACTCCATGAAATACAATTGTGTTTGAACAACTGAAAGAACTTgaacagaaaaaatagaaggaaaacaaacttCAAAGTTAACCAGTCTAACCAATACAAATGAAATATCCTTCAGATAAAGTATCTTCCAAGTTTTCTCAGAAATAAACATGTTGATAATATCAGTCTCCATTAACAGTCAAGAGTTTAGGAGTCAAATATCCAATCTGTTAGCTGGTCTAGTTAAAGAAAAGACAACCAATTCATTGGGATACAAATTCCATACACCTTGCACGAACCAAGCAAGAAAGACATCTAGTTGTCAGAATATCTTGATCTCTGACATGTAGGATGTGTAGAGCCTTGAACACTGGGGACCCATCACATGCAAGTAATCACATAAGTCTCGTCACTAGCAAGTCAAGGACGGGAGTGCCCGGCTGGCTATAATCACAGGAGCTGTCCATGAATCTCAACAATTTTAAAGCCTATCTTGATGAAAGAATCTCAAAGAAAGAATTTGTCAAAAACTATCCATGCCTGCCAACAATTCCAGCACAAACTTCCATATTGGGTGAAGCTTATAATATGGAATCGCAGTTTAGCCATAGAATCTATCCATCAAAATTCAACCGATTACCTTTGTCTCTCCCCTTTCGATTATAGATTCAACCATGTAGCTCAAGAGAAGGAAAGAACTCTTACAGTCAACTGGGGTATGAATGTGTTtgttctcaaaaaaaaaaaaaaagtcacaagtCCCCAGAGCTGATCCCAATAGAATTAGCTCGAGTGTCTTCCTGAACAATGTAGAAAGTTCAGAAATTCAGCCAATGGAAACAACATGTGTCCAACCTTTTGTTTTGGTAAAGACATGCACATGAGAAAAAAGATGAGTTCCCCATTATAACAACTTTAATAAGTGGTCCACAAGTCAAGTCAAATACAACATGCTACATGCCTCTCACAGTCTCACTGCCATTTTCACCTCAGATAGAGGACACTACACCTCATTTATTTATGATCTCATGACCTAAAACCGTACTAAATTCTTTGGGATGTCCGTGTGCTTCTCTTAGCCTGCCTGGCTGCAGATTTTATTCTTGAAGGCACAGAGTTGGTAGAAGTGTCTAAAGGAGAAAATCAGAAGTTTGTGCAATTCATGAAACCCAAATCCACACACCATGTTGAACAAAATACATCGTCATCTTATAAAATCACCAACCTTCTCTTTTACCAAGAAGTGGAGAAAATTCATCACAAAGAAAGATCATGTAACATACATTTAGTTAAGGTTATGAGAAATGTCTAATCCTTTTGCTTTTGTGGACTAAGAATCTCAGATTGGTTATCGTAGATGTCAGCAATTATGGTCTAAGTAGTCAAAATTAACATCTTCATGGGCCCAAGAAGGAAGGACTCTTTTGAAGACTTCTGGCATGAAATATAACATGCAATCTATGTTGCCAAGGCACCCAGGGTCTGGCTGTGAGCACCAGGCAGGGCCTAGcacctaggcaaaaaaggcgaccaatttttttttctttagttatgttaatatgtcaagttattttgattaactattactaatatttgaaatgtggaggGTAGTaaacaagcataatcaacttaaacaatcaaaaattaattgttgacttcattgaatatgcaaatcAATAGAATAAGTTTAgcataaatcattaaatgtaatctaatacaagaaaaaaaaaaactaaatctaatctctagaagaaggaatgtaaatctgCAAGAAGGCTTCAATCCATCCGTacttaaagaaaaacataatttaacAAGGCACTATataatagtatacatataagtacacaacagtaacaatacatataagttACTAACAggtacatataacaggtatcacaatactacatattatataacaggCTAAccgtatatacatataatagtttgatgcaatactatatatCAGGTATAACAGACTGGatataacagtatatacatataacatgtattacaatacatataacatgaataacaaattgtattatacatataacaggtataagTATAACAGCAGGTATTATATATAGCAAAACAGACTAACAGCGCATAACAGGTATAACACATGTATCATAACAATATTCTAACAaattacaatacatataacaggtattaCAATATATGTTACAGGTATAACAGCAGGTTAACAAAACAGACTAACGGTACATAATTGCataaaaccatatatatatatatatatatatatatatatatataacaggtataacaaattaacaatacatACAACTGTATGATATAAATATGTAACGtaaccatactaatgtataattgtatacatataacaagtaTGAGATatcacaatactatataacagactAAGTGACTAACacatataacaatatatatatatatatatatatatatatatatatatatatatatatatatatatatatatatatatatatatatatatatatatatatatatatatatataacagcataatcaacataacaatacataaaaatatgtaatcaatacaaaataaagtacacaacaatatatactcaattagaaaactttaattgaaagggaaggtgccttttcagttttcactttcccatggactaggcatgTTGGCACCTAGGCCAGTCTAGGCGAGCCTAAGCGGCAGCCTAGGTGCCAACACATATCCCGTAGactaagtggtggacttaggcAATGGGTGTGGAGGGACTCATGCTTAGTCCATGCCTAAGCGATGCCTAGGTGATGCCTTAACAATATAGCATGCAACAGTAAAAGTTTAAAGCAAGAAACTGATACTTTTCGATCTGAGTTGCCACTTAGCAGAGATATATTAAACAGTTAATTAATGTAAAGCAGGCAGATGCTAGGTGGAACTTAGGAGGAATCAAGCATTAGATTTACAAATTGACATAAGTTTCAGGATTACAAGCTGAAACTAGCAGTAGATGTAAAGGATTTTATGACAgcaatatgatttttcttttattggcaGAGAATTTTCAAAGACAATCCATGTAGGTGCTCCTGTCAGGTGCTCTTACCAACAGCTGCCCTATCAAGTCCTCTCATAAATGTCTATACTGCATCAGTAGCACCCTTCTAACTTAATCTGGTCCTGGTTCTGACCATCTTTATGATCCAATTAATTTGTGGTCTTTGTTTGACATAGTCGTAACTACTGTTAATTCAACCTCCTAATTGTTGGCATATGCTTGACATTAGAAGTGCCTACCGTTAATTATAGATTTGTTGAGTACCGGCATTTCATTGGAGTGACAAAGACTATTATTCCATAAACGACAGTTGAAGCTTCTAAAGAACATTTCAAAagagttgtgtgtgtgtgtgtgtgtgtacatgtgaGACCACACACCCTATGCATATCTTGTCAGAAACTTCATATTCATATTGCACACTGTAGCTGCACTTGTGTCCA
Proteins encoded in this region:
- the LOC116250602 gene encoding serine/threonine-protein phosphatase 2A 65 kDa regulatory subunit A beta isoform — protein: MAMVDEPLYPIAILIDELKNEDIQLRLNSIRRLSTIARALGEERTRKELIPFLSENNDDDDEVLLAMAEELGVFIPYVGGAEHAHVLLPPLETLCTVEETCVRDKAVESLCRIGSQMKESDLVDWFIPLVKRLAAGEWFTARVSSCGLFHIAYPSAPDMLKAELRSIYSQLCQDDMPMVRRSAASNLGKFAATVESNHLKTDIMTIFEDLTHDDQDSVRLLAVEGCAALGKLLEPQDCVTHILPVIVNFSQDKSWRVRYMVANQLYELCEAVGPEPTRTDLVPAYVRLLRDNEAEVRIAAAGKVTKFCRILNPQLAIQHILPCVKELSSDSSQHVRSALASVIMGMAPVLGKDATIEQLLPIFLSLLKDEFPDVRLNIISKLDQVNQVIGIDLLSQSLLPAIVELAEDRHWRVRLAIIEYIPLLASQLGVGFFDDKLGALCMQWLEDQVFSIREAAANNLKRLAEEFGPEWAMHHIIPQVLNMIANPHYLYRMTILHAISLLAPVMGSDITCHKLLPVVINASKDRVPNIKFNVAKVLQALIPIVDQSVVDQTIRPCLVELSEDPDVDVRYFANQALQACDQVMMSS